One window of Cumulibacter soli genomic DNA carries:
- a CDS encoding type 1 glutamine amidotransferase, with protein MSDNIQIGLILPDVLGTYGDGGNALVLRQRLRMRGYNADIVEITIADPVPESLDIYTLGGAEDYAQRLAARHLLKHPGLQRASERGAPVLAICAAIQLLGTWYETSEGERVDGVGLIDVSTVPQQKRSIGELVTTPAIAGLSAPLCGFENHRGGTTLGPDAEALGTVTAGVGNGVGDGREGVVQGSVLGTYMHGPALARNPELADLLLRRALGVESLEPLELPDVEKLRRERLAAAH; from the coding sequence ATGAGCGACAACATCCAGATCGGGCTGATCCTGCCCGACGTACTCGGCACGTACGGCGACGGCGGTAACGCGCTCGTGCTGCGTCAGCGACTTCGGATGCGTGGATACAACGCCGATATTGTTGAGATCACGATCGCCGACCCCGTTCCGGAGTCGCTGGACATCTATACCCTCGGCGGTGCAGAGGACTACGCGCAACGCCTCGCGGCACGGCACCTTCTCAAGCACCCTGGCCTACAACGCGCATCCGAACGCGGCGCACCCGTTCTGGCGATCTGCGCCGCGATCCAGCTCCTGGGCACCTGGTACGAAACCTCGGAAGGGGAGCGGGTCGACGGGGTTGGACTGATCGACGTCAGCACTGTCCCACAACAGAAGCGCTCGATCGGCGAACTGGTCACAACCCCTGCGATAGCCGGCCTGAGCGCGCCGTTGTGCGGATTCGAGAACCACCGCGGCGGTACAACGCTCGGACCCGACGCCGAGGCGCTAGGTACGGTCACCGCCGGAGTAGGGAACGGTGTCGGCGACGGGCGTGAAGGAGTCGTCCAAGGATCGGTGCTCGGCACCTACATGCATGGCCCCGCGCTGGCGCGTAACCCGGAACTCGCCGACCTGCTGCTGCGGCGCGCCCTCGGGGTGGAAAGCCTCGAGCCGCTCGAACTCCCCGACGTTGAGAAGCTGCGCCGCGAACGGCTCGCTGCTGCGCACTGA
- a CDS encoding tannase/feruloyl esterase family alpha/beta hydrolase, producing the protein MTRIRRASILLAGVIAAALTPLTTAGAEESVNDAATSCEALEGTVINAKQIGAETDGAVVDTATLIEADDHTPEFCAVEAHVDPVSNAPEINIALNLPTDWNGRSMHFGGGGFNGVVVDGLGNVPGTGNAPTDATPATPLERGYVTFGSDSGTAVGKQPAGSFAVTDEALTNYAGDAVKKTRDTAMVIINDYYAQLPAQQFFAGGSKGGHEALVAAQRYGEDYDGIIAYYPAAQNPALPISWHATLQAWDSPGGSLEPAKQKLLHDSVLGVCDGLDGVSDGVISDTAACDTAYSVQILRCADGTDSGDSCLSSAQIKTIQTAATPFYFDFKLANGVSSAGPYPVLQGAGLDEDTIDSYTYFRNGTWPYFIARDDSIDPATFDYTDWKSEIKALSKLYDAVDENVDTFRKGGGKLIIVQGTTDNLVPPSMTTSYVEKLGERYGAGLSTFTRYYIQPGYGHGEGAFDLTWDSLGALETWVLDDEAPTDPVATDANPDTLGRQMPLCEYPAWPKYTGGDQDQSSSFACTTT; encoded by the coding sequence ATGACCCGAATTCGCCGCGCGAGCATCCTGCTGGCTGGCGTGATCGCGGCGGCATTGACGCCGTTGACAACCGCGGGCGCTGAAGAGTCGGTGAACGACGCGGCGACCTCGTGCGAGGCACTCGAAGGCACGGTCATCAACGCGAAACAGATCGGTGCGGAGACCGACGGCGCCGTGGTCGACACCGCCACGCTCATCGAAGCTGACGACCACACACCGGAGTTCTGCGCGGTCGAAGCGCACGTCGATCCGGTGAGCAACGCACCAGAAATCAACATCGCCCTCAACCTGCCCACCGACTGGAACGGCCGCTCGATGCATTTCGGCGGCGGCGGGTTCAATGGCGTTGTCGTTGACGGATTGGGCAACGTGCCTGGTACAGGCAATGCGCCGACCGATGCCACGCCGGCCACTCCCCTCGAACGCGGCTATGTGACCTTCGGTAGCGATTCGGGCACGGCAGTCGGCAAACAGCCGGCCGGATCCTTCGCCGTGACCGACGAGGCGCTCACGAACTACGCCGGTGATGCGGTGAAGAAGACCCGCGACACAGCGATGGTCATCATCAATGACTACTACGCGCAATTACCCGCTCAGCAGTTCTTCGCCGGCGGCTCCAAAGGAGGGCACGAAGCACTCGTTGCGGCGCAGCGGTACGGCGAGGACTACGACGGGATAATCGCCTACTACCCCGCGGCACAGAACCCAGCGCTTCCGATCAGCTGGCATGCCACTCTCCAAGCGTGGGACAGCCCCGGCGGTTCGCTCGAACCTGCCAAACAAAAGTTGCTCCACGACTCGGTGCTCGGCGTCTGCGACGGTCTCGACGGAGTCTCCGACGGGGTTATCTCGGACACTGCGGCGTGCGACACGGCCTACAGCGTGCAGATTCTGCGCTGTGCGGATGGAACAGACTCCGGAGATTCGTGCCTCTCGTCGGCGCAGATCAAAACGATCCAGACCGCCGCGACGCCGTTCTACTTCGACTTCAAGCTCGCCAATGGAGTCTCCTCCGCCGGACCGTACCCCGTACTGCAGGGTGCTGGGCTGGACGAGGACACCATCGACAGCTACACCTATTTCCGCAATGGCACCTGGCCATACTTCATCGCACGCGACGATTCGATCGACCCGGCCACGTTCGATTACACAGACTGGAAATCCGAGATCAAGGCCCTCTCGAAGTTGTACGACGCAGTCGATGAGAACGTCGATACGTTCCGCAAGGGCGGCGGAAAGCTCATCATCGTGCAGGGCACCACCGATAACCTCGTCCCGCCGTCGATGACCACCTCGTACGTCGAGAAGCTCGGCGAGCGGTACGGCGCGGGACTGTCAACGTTCACGCGTTACTACATTCAGCCCGGCTACGGGCATGGCGAGGGTGCGTTCGACCTGACCTGGGACTCGCTCGGAGCGCTCGAAACCTGGGTCCTGGATGACGAAGCGCCGACCGACCCGGTCGCCACCGACGCGAACCCGGATACGCTCGGTCGTCAGATGCCGCTGTGCGAGTACCCGGCCTGGCCGAAGTACACCGGCGGGGATCAGGACCAGTCCAGCAGTTTTGCCTGCACCACGACGTAG
- a CDS encoding sigma-70 family RNA polymerase sigma factor — MTSTLTIDAEAYRAELIGFCYRYFGSYAEAEDAVQETMVRAWQNAGGFENRSSLRTWLYKIATNVCLDMRRAPQRRSLPMDLSAAGDIPVDGSALTTRGEDVWVGPISDAAWSFPGDPASAIEMRESVRLAFVTALQVLPARQRVILILRDVLAWSAQECADLLDVSVTAVNSALQRGRKAMALREAPQSSDTDVQALLTNYVRAFEAYDVERLVSLLREDAQFSMPPYDLWFCGAANIERWWRGPGQICRNSRTIIVGANGQPAVAVYHDVGDGRWEPFAIHVLDLEDGRISAITHFMGPTVFTEFGLPEEITE; from the coding sequence ATGACCAGCACGCTCACGATCGACGCCGAGGCCTATCGCGCAGAGTTGATCGGATTCTGCTACCGCTACTTCGGTTCGTACGCCGAGGCTGAGGATGCCGTACAAGAAACGATGGTCCGCGCGTGGCAGAACGCCGGTGGTTTCGAGAACCGATCGTCGTTACGGACGTGGCTGTACAAGATCGCGACGAATGTGTGCCTCGACATGCGACGAGCCCCGCAGCGTCGCTCATTGCCGATGGATCTCAGCGCTGCCGGGGATATACCGGTCGACGGGAGCGCGTTGACCACTCGAGGCGAGGACGTCTGGGTCGGCCCCATCAGCGATGCCGCTTGGTCGTTCCCGGGCGATCCTGCCTCCGCTATCGAGATGCGCGAGAGCGTCCGGCTGGCATTTGTCACTGCATTGCAAGTCCTTCCGGCACGCCAGCGGGTCATCCTGATTCTGCGCGATGTGTTGGCCTGGTCGGCGCAGGAGTGCGCGGATTTGCTCGACGTATCGGTGACCGCGGTCAATTCAGCGCTCCAGCGCGGCCGCAAAGCGATGGCGCTGAGAGAGGCGCCGCAATCGTCCGACACAGACGTTCAGGCACTCCTGACGAACTATGTGCGCGCATTCGAAGCGTATGACGTGGAGCGGCTGGTATCACTGCTGCGCGAGGACGCCCAGTTCAGCATGCCGCCGTACGATCTTTGGTTCTGCGGTGCAGCGAACATCGAACGCTGGTGGCGCGGCCCCGGGCAGATCTGCCGCAACTCACGCACGATCATCGTCGGCGCGAATGGGCAACCCGCCGTGGCGGTCTATCACGATGTCGGCGACGGGCGTTGGGAACCATTCGCGATCCACGTACTCGACCTGGAGGATGGACGGATCAGCGCGATCACACATTTCATGGGGCCGACGGTCTTCACCGAGTTTGGTTTGCCCGAGGAAATCACCGAATAG
- a CDS encoding dihydrofolate reductase family protein, whose translation MSRNVTAHLFHSVNGVVENPHLWQFDAFGPEEGQMMGETIMPVTDTIIGRKLWEEWKDYWTSDEYAAGDDPFAGWINPVRKHVVTSTLSGELPWNSVAIDGDPVSYVRALREQDGGPIAVSGGIETVRTLFLGGVIDELVLTTHPVITDEGRHLFDAIPTTRLTLLSATATSVGNAVLRYGLRTAD comes from the coding sequence ATGAGCCGCAACGTCACCGCCCACCTGTTCCACTCCGTTAACGGCGTCGTGGAGAACCCACACCTGTGGCAATTCGACGCGTTCGGCCCCGAGGAGGGGCAGATGATGGGCGAGACGATCATGCCCGTCACCGACACCATCATCGGCCGCAAGTTGTGGGAAGAGTGGAAGGACTACTGGACCTCCGACGAGTACGCCGCAGGCGACGACCCCTTCGCCGGCTGGATCAACCCGGTGCGCAAACACGTCGTGACCTCGACGCTCAGCGGGGAGCTGCCGTGGAACAGTGTCGCGATTGATGGCGACCCTGTTTCCTACGTGCGCGCCCTGCGGGAGCAGGACGGCGGACCGATCGCCGTTTCCGGGGGAATCGAGACCGTTCGCACGTTATTTCTCGGCGGAGTCATCGACGAACTGGTGCTGACCACGCACCCCGTCATCACCGACGAAGGACGCCACCTCTTCGATGCGATCCCGACGACGCGATTGACGTTGCTCAGCGCCACCGCGACCAGCGTCGGTAACGCGGTCCTGCGCTACGGCTTGCGAACTGCCGACTAG